One genomic region from Nymphalis io chromosome 18, ilAglIoxx1.1, whole genome shotgun sequence encodes:
- the LOC126775477 gene encoding aquaporin-like, with product MEVDSHLVNAPEDIIMKEIKKKQMKNGSPRFSDNWRAVLSELVSTMSLLFFGCMTCIPIDGLPMNPPLYGTIGFGLVVLMNIQTFGHISGAHMNPAVTLAAVMWGKMSLSLGTAYFVAQCAGAVIGYGILIELSPVDMSSGICATQPHAKHTVYQALAVEILLTVALVLIICAVWDPVNKNKDESNSIKLGLTIAALSIAGGPLTGASMNPVRSLAPALWTNTWNSHWIYWAGPFLGAAVAVLFYKYVWLRVKRVKEPEILTDWQSKD from the coding sequence atGGAAGTGGATTCGCATCTAGTAAACGCACCAGAGGATATAATCATGAAAGAAATCAAgaagaaacaaatgaaaaatggTAGTCCGAGGTTCTCAGACAATTGGAGAGCAGTTTTATCAGAACTGGTGTCGActatgtcattattatttttcggcTGCATGACTTGTATACCTATCGATGGATTACCAATGAACCCACCCCTATATGGCACGATTGGCTTTGGCCTAGTTGTTCTTATGAACATTCAGACATTTGGACATATATCCGGAGCTCACATGAATCCAGCGGTGACATTAGCAGCTGTTATGTGGGGGAAGATGTCCCTTTCTCTTGGCACGGCATATTTCGTTGCTCAGTGTGCTGGTGCAGTCATAGGGTATGGTATTTTAATAGAACTATCTCCAGTAGATATGTCATCTGGTATTTGCGCCACCCAACCCCATGCAAAACACACAGTATACCAAGCTTTGGCCGTTGAAATACTTCTGACTGTGGCACTAGTGCTCATTATTTGCGCAGTGTGGGATCCCGTCAATAAGAATAAGGATGAATCTAATTCTATCAAGTTGGGTTTGACAATTGCAGCACTTTCAATAGCCGGTGGCCCTTTGACTGGAGCTAGCATGAATCCAGTACGATCTCTCGCTCCAGCATTGTGGACCAATACTTGGAATTCCCATTGGATATACTGGGCGGGACCTTTTCTTGGTGCTGCAGttgctgtattattttataaatatgtctgGTTAAGAGTTAAAAGAGTGAAGGAACCGGAAATACTCACGGACTGGCAGTCGAAAGATTGA